The following proteins are encoded in a genomic region of Methylobacterium tardum:
- a CDS encoding metallophosphoesterase family protein, with the protein MTFRLAHLSDPHVGPLGRVRLHQLIGKRATGYANWRRGRSRSHDMTVLEALVADLKGQGAGHVACTGDLCNIGLPSEWETARTFLEALGPPETVSFVPGNHDAYVRGSLEGLLAACGRYTGDDTGSSGRFPYLRRRGPLALVGLSSAIPTKPFVATGRLGAPQLAAAEVLLRALATEPGRPFRVVMIHHPPQPGGASPGRELKDAAAFTAMIGRAGADLILHGHNHVTSSAVIPGPDGRGVPVVGAPSASARPDGHGAIAARRASYLLYEIAPAGNGYAVSARRRGLDAAGAMGDLGPVDLA; encoded by the coding sequence TTGACCTTCCGCCTCGCCCATCTCAGCGACCCGCATGTCGGCCCCCTCGGTCGCGTGCGCCTGCACCAGCTCATCGGCAAGCGCGCCACCGGCTACGCGAACTGGCGGCGCGGCCGCTCGCGCAGTCACGACATGACCGTCCTGGAGGCCCTGGTCGCCGACCTGAAAGGGCAGGGGGCGGGTCACGTCGCCTGCACGGGCGACCTGTGCAACATCGGCCTGCCGAGCGAGTGGGAGACGGCGCGGACCTTCCTCGAAGCCCTGGGCCCTCCCGAAACGGTGAGCTTCGTCCCGGGCAACCACGACGCCTATGTCCGCGGCTCCCTGGAGGGGTTGCTCGCCGCCTGCGGCCGCTACACGGGCGACGATACCGGGTCTTCGGGACGCTTCCCCTATCTTCGGCGCCGCGGGCCGCTCGCCCTCGTCGGCCTCTCCAGCGCGATCCCGACCAAGCCCTTCGTGGCCACCGGACGGCTCGGCGCACCGCAGCTCGCCGCCGCCGAGGTGCTGCTGCGGGCGCTGGCCACGGAGCCGGGCCGGCCGTTCCGCGTGGTGATGATCCATCACCCGCCGCAACCGGGAGGGGCCTCGCCGGGGCGTGAGCTGAAGGACGCGGCCGCCTTCACGGCGATGATCGGGCGGGCCGGCGCGGACCTGATCCTGCACGGCCATAACCACGTCACCAGCAGCGCCGTCATCCCGGGTCCGGACGGGCGCGGCGTGCCGGTCGTCGGCGCGCCTTCGGCCTCGGCCCGCCCGGACGGACACGGGGCGATCGCCGCGCGCCGGGCCTCTTATCTGCTGTACGAGATCGCTCCGGCCGGAAACGGCTACGCGGTCAGTGCCCGGCGCCGGGGCCTCGATGCAGCGGGGGCGATGGGTGACCTTGGGCCCGTCGACCTCGCCTGA
- a CDS encoding penicillin acylase family protein, translating to MSGTRYPLPGLDGPVEIRVDRWGLAHIRAGTALDAFRAQGFNAGRDRLWQLDLWRKRGLGLLAADFGPGYLAQDRAARLFLYRGDMAAEWAAYGPQDTQAIVTAFVEGLNAYVALTEAQPELLPPEFDLTDTRPGRWRPEDVVRIRSHGLVRNVLSEVARARVLACAESWEAGLAADDLRKRVSPLHEPVIPDGLDAADWPDDLLGDFRLATAAVGFSPERLAAARDDAWAWSKVDAHGAVTRGPRAAPKEPAEGSNNWVVGPARTETGRPILASDPHRVYLQPSLRYAVHLTAPGLDVIGAGEPALPGISIGHNGHAAFSLTIAPMDQEDLFVCETDPADPDRYRSGDGWERIARITENIPVRGGPDETVVLGFTRHGPIIREAGGRAFALRTVWSEPGAAAYLGSLAYLDATSPEAFGAALHHWSAPSVNQLYADATGRIAWFMAGKAPVRPAHDGLLPVPGDGRYDWAGFHDPAALPRSLDPDAGWLATANEMNLPPDFPAEDRKVGFEWAEPWRARRIRAVLGGQTRHSLADSQALQADVVSEPALRLADLIRALPAPSDPDIASARALLAAFDGALHHDSAAAALIEVLWVHHLRPALLGALVPDARTRRLLPPGDTHSLIERLETSLDPAVRDALLAEALGAAFRDCLERMGPDPMDRLAPEAAGPVTLSPAEGGESDVGTTARPEPRAGWSWGRLHHALFAHPLTALKPETRWDVGPLPVGGSAASVMHAEYRTDSFRLTHGASFRMVVDVGDWDKSVFINVPGQSGDPRSPHYADLAPIWGAQDHVPMLYGRAAVDAATETIITLSPCAS from the coding sequence GTGAGCGGGACACGCTACCCGCTCCCCGGGCTGGATGGCCCGGTCGAGATCCGGGTCGATCGCTGGGGGCTGGCGCATATCCGGGCCGGCACTGCCCTCGACGCCTTTCGGGCGCAGGGGTTCAACGCCGGCCGGGACCGGCTCTGGCAGCTCGACCTGTGGCGCAAGCGCGGCCTCGGCCTGCTGGCGGCGGATTTCGGGCCCGGCTACCTCGCCCAGGACCGCGCCGCCCGGCTGTTCCTCTACCGCGGCGATATGGCGGCGGAATGGGCCGCCTACGGGCCGCAGGACACGCAGGCGATCGTCACGGCCTTCGTGGAGGGGCTGAACGCCTACGTGGCGCTCACCGAGGCACAGCCCGAGCTGCTACCGCCGGAATTCGACCTGACGGATACGCGCCCGGGCCGCTGGCGGCCGGAGGACGTGGTGCGCATCCGCAGCCACGGCCTGGTCCGGAACGTCCTCTCCGAGGTCGCCCGCGCCAGGGTGCTGGCCTGCGCGGAATCCTGGGAGGCCGGGCTTGCCGCCGACGATCTGCGCAAGCGCGTCAGCCCGCTGCACGAACCGGTCATCCCGGACGGGCTCGACGCGGCGGACTGGCCGGACGACCTCCTCGGCGATTTCCGACTCGCCACGGCGGCGGTCGGGTTCTCCCCCGAGCGCCTGGCGGCCGCCCGCGACGATGCCTGGGCCTGGAGCAAGGTCGATGCGCACGGCGCCGTCACCCGCGGTCCGCGCGCCGCCCCGAAGGAGCCGGCCGAGGGCTCGAACAACTGGGTGGTCGGGCCCGCCCGCACCGAGACCGGCCGCCCGATCCTCGCGAGCGACCCACACCGGGTCTACCTGCAGCCGTCCCTGCGCTACGCGGTCCACCTCACCGCCCCGGGGCTCGACGTAATCGGGGCCGGCGAGCCGGCGCTCCCGGGCATCTCCATCGGCCATAACGGCCATGCGGCCTTCAGCCTGACCATCGCGCCGATGGATCAGGAGGATCTCTTTGTGTGTGAGACCGACCCGGCCGATCCCGATCGCTACCGGTCTGGCGATGGCTGGGAGAGGATCGCGCGCATCACGGAGAACATCCCGGTGCGCGGCGGGCCGGACGAGACCGTGGTGCTGGGCTTCACCCGGCACGGGCCGATCATCCGCGAGGCGGGGGGCCGCGCCTTCGCGCTGCGGACCGTCTGGTCGGAACCGGGCGCTGCCGCCTATCTCGGCAGCCTCGCCTATCTCGACGCCACCAGCCCCGAGGCCTTCGGCGCGGCCCTGCATCACTGGTCGGCGCCCTCGGTCAACCAGCTCTACGCCGACGCGACCGGCCGGATCGCGTGGTTCATGGCCGGCAAGGCGCCCGTCCGGCCGGCCCATGACGGCCTGCTGCCGGTGCCGGGCGATGGCCGCTACGACTGGGCCGGCTTCCACGATCCAGCCGCCCTGCCCCGCAGCCTCGACCCGGACGCGGGCTGGCTCGCCACCGCCAACGAGATGAACCTGCCGCCGGACTTTCCGGCCGAGGATCGCAAGGTCGGGTTCGAGTGGGCCGAGCCCTGGCGCGCCCGCCGCATCCGGGCGGTGCTCGGCGGGCAGACACGACACAGCCTCGCCGACTCGCAGGCGCTCCAGGCCGACGTCGTCTCCGAGCCGGCCCTGCGTCTCGCCGATCTGATCCGGGCGCTGCCGGCGCCCTCGGATCCCGATATCGCCTCCGCCCGGGCTTTGCTGGCCGCGTTCGACGGGGCGCTGCATCATGACTCCGCTGCGGCCGCCCTGATCGAGGTCCTGTGGGTCCACCACCTGCGCCCGGCGCTGCTCGGCGCGCTGGTGCCCGATGCCCGAACGCGCCGCCTGCTGCCGCCGGGCGACACGCATAGCCTGATCGAGCGGCTGGAGACCAGTCTCGACCCGGCGGTGCGCGACGCGCTTTTGGCGGAGGCTTTGGGTGCCGCGTTCCGCGACTGCCTGGAACGGATGGGGCCGGATCCCATGGACAGGCTCGCACCGGAGGCGGCAGGCCCTGTCACGCTCTCACCCGCAGAGGGGGGCGAGAGTGATGTGGGGACGACCGCGCGTCCCGAACCCCGCGCCGGCTGGTCCTGGGGCCGCCTGCACCACGCGCTGTTCGCCCATCCCCTCACCGCGCTGAAGCCCGAAACCCGCTGGGATGTCGGGCCGCTGCCCGTGGGCGGATCCGCGGCATCAGTCATGCACGCAGAGTACCGGACCGACTCGTTCCGGCTCACCCACGGCGCCTCGTTCCGCATGGTCGTGGACGTGGGGGACTGGGACAAGTCGGTCTTCATCAACGTCCCGGGTCAGTCGGGAGACCCGCGAAGCCCGCACTACGCGGACCTCGCCCCGATCTGGGGCGCCCAGGACCATGTGCCGATGCTCTACGGCCGCGCGGCCGTGGATGCAGCGACCGAGACGATCATCACCTTGAGCCCGTGCGCGTCCTGA
- a CDS encoding amidase family protein, with amino-acid sequence MQLWRLTATDLAALIRAGQVSAREAAQDALARLDAVNGRINAVVEHRPEDVLKQADAVDAARARGAEAGMLAGVPVTVKVNVDQRGFATTNGLRLQRDLVAQNDNPVVANLRRAGAVLLGRTNTPAFSLRWFTTNQLHGETKNPRDPALTPGGSSGGAGAAVAAGIGAIAHGTDIAGSVRYPAYACGVHGLRPSLGRIPAWNPSSPERGIGPQLMAVSGPLARSIADIRLGLEVMAAPDPRDPWWVPAPLVGPECPRRATLCVRPGGLAVVPEVEAALRDAARRLTEAGWTVTEIADTPPIREASELQLQLWLGDGYAAVRAAAEREGDPAAIGLLESFRTRAETMTPDAIALALTRRATLARDWSLFLAENPVLLVPVSGELPFPDGLDRTGDAGIARAFEANLLQVGLAPLGIPALTVTTGLVGRTPVGVQLVAARYREDLCLAAGAAIEAGGVPDMPVDPA; translated from the coding sequence ATGCAGCTCTGGCGTCTGACGGCGACCGATCTCGCGGCCCTGATCCGCGCCGGCCAAGTCTCGGCCCGGGAAGCCGCGCAGGATGCCCTCGCGCGGCTCGACGCGGTCAATGGCCGGATCAACGCCGTGGTCGAGCATCGTCCCGAGGACGTGCTGAAGCAGGCGGATGCCGTCGACGCGGCGCGGGCGCGCGGTGCGGAAGCAGGGATGCTCGCGGGCGTGCCGGTGACCGTCAAGGTGAACGTCGACCAGCGCGGCTTCGCGACGACGAACGGCCTGCGCCTGCAGCGGGATCTGGTCGCCCAGAACGACAATCCCGTGGTGGCCAATCTCCGGCGTGCCGGCGCGGTGCTGCTCGGGCGGACCAACACGCCGGCCTTCTCGCTGCGCTGGTTCACCACCAACCAGCTGCACGGCGAGACCAAGAACCCGCGCGATCCGGCACTGACGCCGGGGGGCTCGTCGGGCGGGGCGGGCGCCGCCGTCGCTGCTGGAATTGGAGCGATCGCCCACGGCACCGACATCGCCGGCTCGGTGCGCTATCCTGCCTATGCCTGTGGGGTCCATGGCCTTCGGCCGAGCCTCGGCCGCATCCCGGCCTGGAATCCGTCCTCACCCGAGCGCGGGATCGGGCCGCAGCTCATGGCGGTGTCGGGACCGCTCGCCCGCAGCATCGCGGATATCCGCCTCGGCCTGGAGGTCATGGCAGCGCCCGATCCGCGCGACCCCTGGTGGGTCCCCGCACCCCTCGTGGGCCCGGAATGCCCGCGGCGGGCCACGCTCTGCGTCCGGCCGGGCGGTCTCGCCGTGGTCCCGGAGGTCGAGGCAGCGCTGCGGGACGCCGCGCGCCGCCTGACCGAGGCCGGCTGGACGGTGACGGAGATCGCCGACACGCCGCCGATCCGCGAGGCGAGCGAGCTCCAGCTCCAGCTCTGGCTGGGCGACGGCTACGCGGCCGTCCGTGCCGCCGCGGAGCGCGAGGGCGACCCGGCCGCGATCGGCCTTCTGGAAAGCTTCCGGACGCGGGCGGAGACGATGACGCCCGACGCGATCGCCCTGGCCCTCACCCGGCGGGCGACCCTCGCCCGGGACTGGTCCCTGTTCCTCGCCGAGAACCCGGTGCTGCTCGTGCCGGTCTCCGGCGAGCTGCCGTTCCCGGACGGGCTCGATCGCACCGGCGATGCCGGCATCGCCCGGGCCTTCGAGGCGAACCTGCTGCAGGTCGGCCTGGCCCCACTCGGCATCCCGGCGCTCACCGTCACCACGGGCCTCGTCGGGCGCACGCCCGTGGGCGTGCAGCTCGTCGCCGCGCGCTACCGGGAGGATCTGTGTCTCGCGGCGGGCGCGGCGATCGAGGCCGGCGGGGTGCCGGACATGCCGGTGGATCCCGCCTGA
- a CDS encoding lysophospholipid acyltransferase family protein encodes MSLGKRFLRHPLVQRGLGRLAASYLRLVQRTNRFEIHAGSAPQGGVDAWMDAHIPLIAGMWHGQHIMMPFMSRPKDRVATIISKNPDGNINTIALEHLGVRVMRASGARGRNRATDHRAKGGAEGLRGMLRALKDGESVAFSADVPKISRRCDAGILTLARLSGRPIVPAAVVTSRHLRFGSWDRACLGLPFGRGAIVLGDPIYVPRDSEGDAFETLRRFVEAEMNRVHARAYALVGRADRAALYRDPAPTAAPASVGDVA; translated from the coding sequence ATGAGCCTCGGCAAGCGTTTTCTCCGACATCCCCTCGTGCAGCGCGGTCTCGGGCGCCTCGCGGCCTCCTATCTCCGGCTGGTGCAGCGCACGAACCGCTTCGAGATCCATGCCGGGAGCGCGCCTCAGGGGGGCGTGGATGCCTGGATGGATGCCCACATCCCGCTCATCGCCGGGATGTGGCACGGCCAGCACATCATGATGCCGTTCATGAGCCGTCCGAAAGATCGGGTGGCCACGATCATCTCGAAGAATCCGGACGGCAACATCAACACCATCGCGTTGGAGCACCTCGGCGTGCGGGTGATGCGGGCGTCCGGCGCCCGGGGCCGGAACCGGGCGACCGACCACCGCGCCAAAGGCGGGGCCGAAGGATTACGGGGCATGCTCCGGGCCCTGAAGGACGGTGAGTCGGTCGCTTTCAGCGCGGACGTGCCGAAGATCTCGCGTCGCTGCGACGCCGGGATCCTGACGCTGGCACGCCTTTCCGGCCGTCCCATCGTCCCGGCCGCCGTGGTCACGAGCCGGCACCTGCGATTCGGATCCTGGGACCGCGCCTGTCTCGGCCTGCCGTTCGGGCGCGGCGCGATCGTGCTCGGCGATCCCATCTACGTGCCCCGCGACAGCGAGGGAGACGCCTTCGAGACGCTGCGCCGCTTCGTCGAGGCCGAGATGAATCGCGTGCATGCGCGCGCCTACGCGCTGGTCGGGCGCGCCGACCGCGCGGCGCTCTACCGGGATCCGGCCCCGACGGCCGCCCCGGCCTCGGTGGGAGACGTCGCGTGA
- a CDS encoding M81 family metallopeptidase, producing MKIFIAGLATETNTFAPLPTGRAAFRADYARRDGTRKPPSLSNIGLKAWRDMAEADGHAVAESLSTFAQPGGITLRAVYEELRDALLEDLKAAMPVDAVLLFMHGAMVAEGYDDCEGDTLERVRAIVGPDATIGVELDLHCHLTETMRTSADVIVIYKEYPHTDIADRARDLYPLVVRTVSKEIRPVMAYADCRIINMWRTSREPVAGFVRRMEALEGRDGILSVSFGHGFPWGDVADVGAKMLVVADGDAGKAQALADELAGAVWAMREEAASRCDTIDAAIDLALASDDPRPMVLADFADNAGAGAPSDNTAILARLAERGVKDAALGLIWDPGAVGICHEAGLGATFTLRIGGKCGVTSGNPVDLRVTVRGLSEDHSQTGLSGGRAHLGPAAWVEADGIHVVLTHKRQQAFAPDAFTGLGLSLDDKRIVVVKSMQHFYAAFAPIASEVRYVAAPGAVPPDYGAIPYTKRSGTYWPRVADPFAEEKAR from the coding sequence TTGAAGATCTTCATCGCGGGCCTCGCCACCGAGACCAACACCTTCGCGCCGCTGCCCACGGGCCGAGCGGCGTTCCGGGCCGATTACGCGCGCCGCGACGGGACCCGGAAGCCGCCGAGCCTCAGCAATATCGGCCTCAAGGCCTGGCGCGACATGGCCGAGGCGGACGGGCACGCAGTCGCCGAGAGCCTCTCGACCTTCGCGCAGCCCGGCGGGATCACCCTGCGGGCGGTCTACGAGGAGCTGCGCGACGCGCTGCTGGAGGATCTGAAGGCCGCGATGCCGGTCGACGCGGTGCTGCTGTTCATGCACGGCGCCATGGTCGCCGAGGGCTATGACGATTGCGAGGGCGACACGCTGGAGCGGGTCCGCGCCATCGTCGGGCCGGACGCCACGATCGGCGTCGAGCTCGACCTGCACTGCCATCTCACCGAGACGATGCGGACCAGCGCCGACGTCATCGTGATCTACAAGGAATACCCCCACACCGACATCGCCGACCGCGCTCGCGACCTCTACCCGCTGGTGGTGCGGACGGTGTCGAAGGAGATCCGGCCGGTCATGGCCTATGCCGATTGCCGGATCATCAACATGTGGCGCACCAGCCGCGAGCCGGTGGCGGGCTTCGTGCGCCGGATGGAGGCGCTGGAGGGTCGCGACGGGATCCTGTCGGTCTCCTTCGGGCACGGCTTCCCGTGGGGCGACGTGGCCGATGTCGGCGCCAAGATGCTGGTCGTCGCCGACGGCGATGCCGGCAAGGCGCAGGCGCTCGCGGACGAACTCGCCGGCGCCGTCTGGGCCATGCGCGAGGAGGCGGCGAGCCGCTGCGACACGATCGACGCAGCGATCGATCTCGCCCTCGCCTCCGACGACCCGCGCCCGATGGTGCTCGCCGACTTCGCCGACAATGCCGGGGCGGGCGCGCCCTCGGACAACACCGCGATCCTCGCACGCCTCGCCGAGCGGGGCGTCAAGGACGCGGCGCTAGGCTTGATCTGGGATCCCGGCGCGGTTGGCATCTGCCACGAGGCCGGGCTCGGGGCGACCTTCACGCTCCGGATCGGCGGCAAGTGCGGCGTCACCTCGGGTAACCCCGTGGACCTGCGCGTCACCGTGCGCGGCCTCTCGGAGGATCACAGCCAGACCGGGCTCAGCGGCGGCCGGGCCCATCTCGGCCCCGCGGCCTGGGTGGAGGCGGACGGGATCCACGTCGTGCTGACCCACAAGCGCCAGCAGGCCTTCGCGCCCGACGCCTTCACGGGCCTCGGCCTCAGCCTCGACGACAAGCGCATCGTCGTGGTGAAGTCGATGCAGCATTTCTACGCCGCCTTCGCGCCGATCGCGAGCGAGGTGCGCTACGTCGCGGCGCCCGGGGCGGTGCCGCCGGATTACGGGGCCATCCCCTACACCAAGCGGTCGGGCACCTACTGGCCGCGGGTCGCCGATCCGTTCGCCGAGGAGAAAGCCCGATGA
- a CDS encoding acetolactate synthase large subunit, translated as MNGAESLVRTLVEGGVEVCFTNPGTSEMHFVAALDRVEGMRCVLFLFEGGATGAADGYARMADKPASTLLHLGPGLANGLANLHNAKKARTPVVNIVGEHATYHREYNAPLTSDIEGLAHPMSSWVRTGMSAGEIGPDGAAAIAAARTAPGQVATLILPANTAWDPGTGPAPVPDVPARAKAGDDAIAAAVKALQSGEKVLLHLGDRAVRSEGRVLADRIARKTGAQMLAMTSNARIDRGAGTVPIERLPYPIDQGIAALKDFRHIILIGATPPVGFFAYPGKPSLLAPEGSTTITLATPEEDQIDALERLAEAVAAPPAEPVAVGPRPKLPTAGPLDQDTIGQVLGALIPEGAVICDESITTGRNFFALTRDAAPHTWLQLSGGSIGLGIPMATGAAIACPDRKVINLQADGSGLYTVQALWTQARERLDVVTLVWSNRSYAILRAELANVGALNPGPKALGMLSLDEPAVDWVSLAKGFGVEGRRVATLTDFIAAFEHALANPGPHLIEVAL; from the coding sequence ATGAACGGAGCCGAGAGCCTCGTCCGGACCCTCGTGGAGGGCGGGGTCGAGGTCTGCTTCACCAATCCCGGCACCTCGGAGATGCACTTCGTCGCCGCCCTCGACCGGGTCGAGGGCATGCGCTGCGTCCTGTTCCTGTTCGAGGGCGGAGCGACCGGCGCGGCGGACGGCTACGCCCGAATGGCCGACAAGCCGGCCTCGACGCTGCTCCATCTCGGGCCCGGCCTCGCCAACGGGCTCGCCAATCTCCACAACGCCAAGAAGGCGCGCACCCCCGTCGTCAACATCGTCGGCGAGCACGCGACCTATCATCGGGAGTACAACGCGCCGCTGACCTCCGACATCGAGGGTCTGGCCCACCCGATGTCGTCCTGGGTGCGGACCGGGATGAGCGCCGGCGAGATCGGCCCGGACGGCGCCGCCGCCATCGCGGCCGCCCGCACCGCCCCGGGTCAGGTCGCGACCCTGATCCTGCCGGCCAACACCGCCTGGGATCCCGGCACCGGTCCGGCGCCCGTGCCCGACGTCCCCGCGCGGGCGAAGGCCGGCGACGACGCGATCGCGGCCGCCGTGAAGGCGCTGCAAAGCGGCGAGAAGGTGCTCCTTCATCTCGGCGACCGGGCCGTGCGGAGCGAGGGCCGGGTGCTCGCCGACCGGATCGCCCGCAAGACCGGCGCGCAGATGCTGGCGATGACCTCCAATGCCCGGATCGACCGTGGCGCCGGCACCGTGCCGATCGAGCGCCTGCCCTACCCGATCGACCAGGGCATCGCGGCGCTGAAGGATTTCCGCCACATCATCCTGATCGGCGCGACCCCGCCGGTGGGCTTCTTCGCCTATCCCGGCAAGCCGAGCCTGCTGGCGCCGGAGGGCAGCACGACGATCACGCTGGCGACACCTGAGGAGGACCAGATCGACGCCCTGGAGCGGCTGGCCGAGGCCGTCGCGGCCCCGCCGGCCGAGCCGGTCGCCGTCGGGCCCCGCCCGAAGCTCCCGACCGCCGGCCCTCTCGACCAGGATACGATCGGGCAGGTGCTCGGCGCGCTAATCCCGGAGGGCGCGGTGATCTGCGACGAGTCGATCACCACGGGCCGCAACTTCTTCGCCCTCACCCGGGACGCGGCGCCCCACACTTGGCTCCAGCTCAGCGGCGGCTCGATCGGCCTCGGCATCCCGATGGCGACCGGCGCGGCAATCGCCTGCCCGGACCGCAAGGTGATCAACCTCCAGGCCGATGGCAGCGGGCTCTACACGGTGCAGGCGCTCTGGACCCAGGCCCGCGAGCGCCTCGACGTGGTGACTCTGGTCTGGTCGAACCGGTCCTACGCGATCCTGCGGGCCGAGCTCGCCAATGTCGGCGCCCTCAATCCCGGCCCGAAGGCGCTCGGCATGCTGAGCCTCGACGAGCCGGCGGTGGATTGGGTGAGCCTCGCCAAAGGGTTCGGGGTCGAGGGACGGCGGGTCGCAACGCTCACCGACTTCATCGCGGCGTTCGAGCACGCTCTGGCCAATCCGGGGCCGCACCTCATCGAAGTGGCTCTGTGA